The following are encoded together in the Streptomyces sp. NBC_01465 genome:
- a CDS encoding tyrosine-type recombinase/integrase, translating into MATVVPLKTGSTAATVRTAADRYLDSLTVANTRRAYTTTLGKVVPELGEGRPLTAVADDEVGQALEQLWGTAAASTWNSRRGAVGGWLSWCHEAGLQPPHIPAWCKRMPDPASETPVRSKTAIDRLVARRDVDLREKTTYRMLYETCARADELLGINIDDLNLTARQAPVKAKGAKAVRRRGQAREDYATETIYWDAGTARLLPRLIGARNRGPLLVTHRKPGPGKLLTPRDVCPDTSLARLSYGQLRALLDRHTCVGGEEGTGRDPHEFRHSGLTHLGEQGVSLLLFMAKSRHKSVSAARKYFKPGAAALAEVTSLLAPSDRSR; encoded by the coding sequence GTGGCAACCGTCGTCCCCCTCAAGACCGGCTCCACAGCGGCGACGGTGCGCACCGCCGCCGACCGTTACCTCGACTCCCTCACCGTGGCGAACACCCGCCGGGCCTACACCACGACGCTCGGCAAGGTCGTCCCCGAGCTCGGCGAGGGCCGGCCGCTGACGGCCGTCGCCGACGACGAGGTCGGCCAGGCGCTCGAACAGCTCTGGGGCACCGCGGCCGCCAGCACCTGGAACTCCCGCCGTGGCGCGGTCGGCGGCTGGCTCTCCTGGTGCCACGAGGCGGGCCTGCAGCCGCCGCACATCCCGGCCTGGTGCAAGCGGATGCCCGACCCCGCCTCCGAGACTCCGGTCCGCTCCAAGACCGCCATCGACCGCCTGGTCGCGCGGCGCGATGTCGACCTGCGCGAGAAGACCACCTACCGGATGCTCTACGAGACCTGCGCCCGCGCCGACGAACTGCTCGGCATCAACATCGACGACCTCAACCTCACCGCCCGCCAGGCCCCGGTGAAGGCCAAGGGCGCCAAGGCCGTACGCCGGCGAGGCCAGGCCCGCGAGGACTACGCCACCGAGACGATCTACTGGGACGCCGGCACCGCCCGCCTCCTCCCCCGCCTGATCGGCGCACGCAACCGCGGCCCGCTGCTCGTCACCCACCGCAAGCCCGGCCCCGGCAAACTCCTCACCCCGCGCGACGTCTGCCCCGACACCAGCCTGGCCCGCCTCTCCTACGGCCAACTGCGCGCCCTGCTCGACCGGCACACCTGCGTCGGCGGCGAGGAAGGCACCGGCAGGGACCCCCACGAGTTCCGCCACTCCGGGCTGACTCACCTCGGCGAACAGGGCGTCTCCCTGCTGCTGTTCATGGCGAAGTCCCGCCACAAGTCGGTCAGCGCAGCCCGGAAGTACTTCAAGCCCGGCGCGGCCGCCCTCGCCGAAGTCACCAGCCTGCTCGCCCCCAGCGACAGAAGCCGCTGA
- a CDS encoding DUF6207 family protein, translating into MSPRPAYLSQPGLARITVQSADEETTLAVAWSLVSGRNLTGPSAPYRVPGEEGVWAYLYGDASPLPPETEEGAE; encoded by the coding sequence ATGAGCCCCCGCCCCGCGTATCTGTCCCAGCCCGGCCTCGCCCGCATCACCGTGCAGTCGGCCGACGAGGAGACGACCCTCGCCGTGGCCTGGTCCCTGGTCTCCGGCCGGAATCTCACCGGCCCTTCGGCTCCGTACCGAGTGCCGGGGGAGGAGGGGGTGTGGGCCTACCTGTACGGCGACGCATCCCCGCTGCCCCCGGAGACCGAGGAAGGCGCCGAGTAG